Proteins encoded together in one Polaribacter reichenbachii window:
- a CDS encoding DUF983 domain-containing protein, which translates to MMFKKGTKLFSIVNGKCPKCHEGEFFKYSFTFNPKKITKLHDNCSHCNLKYMMEPSFFYGAMYVNYGITVAISIAVFVITKLFFDFNLLQSFISVIIALFVLAPINLRLSRILWINMFVSYENK; encoded by the coding sequence ATGATGTTTAAAAAAGGGACAAAATTATTTAGTATAGTAAATGGAAAATGCCCTAAATGTCATGAGGGAGAATTCTTTAAATATTCTTTTACTTTTAATCCGAAAAAAATCACAAAATTACATGACAATTGTTCGCATTGTAATTTAAAATACATGATGGAACCTTCGTTTTTTTACGGAGCAATGTATGTAAATTACGGAATTACAGTTGCTATTTCTATTGCTGTTTTTGTAATTACAAAACTCTTTTTTGATTTTAATTTATTACAATCTTTTATTTCTGTAATCATAGCCTTATTTGTTTTGGCTCCAATTAACTTACGTTTGTCTAGAATTCTTTGGATAAATATGTTTGTTAGCTATGAAAATAAATAG